The proteins below are encoded in one region of Planctopirus limnophila DSM 3776:
- the aspS gene encoding aspartate--tRNA ligase: MYRTKTCGELRIEHVGQVATLCGWVDSYRDHKGVVFIDLRDRYGITQVVFQADTPTDMQTIARGLRSEDVIQVTGEVLARGAGLENPKLVTGQVEVRGRELTLLNKSKTPPFEPRTQDLPNEELRMQYRYLDLRRPVVQQAIILRHKLAKATRDYFDRHNFLEIETPILGRSTPEGARDYLVPSRVHEGSFYALPQSPQLYKQILMVAGYDRYFQIARCFRDEDLRADRQPEFTQIDVEMAFVKQDDILSTIDGLMAHLLKELRGEELPLPLPRLTHREVMEKYGSDKPDLRFGMELICLKEIAENCGFSVFKNTIANGNRVRGIVAPGAAEKYSRKQIDELTEFVKQYGAQGLAFFRVKEEGLDSPIAKFFSAEDQQKLIAKLGARAGDLIFCVADTAKVSSAALGALRNRLAKELALYDPKEMKIAWVVDFPMFQWDEDEQRWVAEHHPFCQPHEEDIDILETDPGKVRAQSYDLVCNGYEAASGSVRIHDPAVQQRIFSMMGIQPEEAELRFGFLLEALRYGAPPHAGVALGLDRWSMMFSGTDNIRDVIAFPKNQKASDLLTGAPAPVDTKQLRDLRIKVDVPVK; the protein is encoded by the coding sequence GTGTACCGGACCAAGACCTGCGGCGAACTGCGTATCGAGCATGTTGGACAAGTTGCCACCCTTTGTGGCTGGGTGGACAGCTACCGCGATCACAAGGGGGTTGTCTTCATCGACCTGCGTGACCGTTACGGCATCACTCAAGTTGTCTTTCAGGCCGACACTCCCACTGACATGCAGACCATCGCCCGTGGCCTTCGCAGTGAAGATGTCATCCAGGTGACAGGCGAAGTCCTCGCTCGTGGTGCCGGTCTCGAAAACCCCAAGCTCGTCACGGGGCAGGTGGAAGTCCGCGGCCGCGAGTTGACGCTGCTCAACAAGAGTAAGACGCCTCCTTTCGAGCCGCGCACGCAGGATCTTCCCAACGAAGAACTGCGGATGCAGTACCGCTATCTCGACCTGCGGCGGCCCGTGGTGCAGCAGGCAATTATTCTGCGGCATAAGCTCGCTAAAGCGACGCGCGATTACTTCGACCGTCACAACTTCCTCGAAATCGAAACGCCCATTCTGGGTCGTTCGACACCTGAAGGGGCGCGGGATTACCTCGTTCCCAGCCGGGTGCACGAGGGGAGCTTTTATGCGCTGCCGCAATCGCCGCAGCTCTACAAGCAGATTCTGATGGTCGCCGGCTACGACCGTTACTTCCAGATTGCCCGCTGCTTCCGCGATGAAGACCTGCGGGCTGATCGCCAGCCCGAGTTCACCCAGATCGACGTGGAAATGGCCTTCGTCAAGCAGGACGACATCCTTTCGACCATCGACGGCCTCATGGCGCACCTGCTCAAGGAGCTGCGCGGCGAGGAACTGCCGCTGCCACTCCCAAGGCTCACGCACCGCGAAGTCATGGAGAAGTACGGCTCCGACAAGCCTGACCTGCGGTTTGGTATGGAACTGATCTGCCTCAAGGAGATCGCTGAAAACTGCGGCTTCAGTGTCTTCAAGAACACCATCGCCAACGGCAACCGCGTGCGGGGGATTGTTGCTCCCGGTGCTGCCGAGAAATACAGCCGCAAGCAGATTGATGAACTGACGGAATTCGTGAAGCAATACGGGGCGCAGGGCCTCGCCTTCTTCCGCGTGAAGGAGGAAGGTCTCGATTCGCCGATTGCCAAGTTCTTCTCGGCGGAGGATCAGCAGAAGCTGATCGCCAAGCTGGGCGCCAGGGCTGGCGACCTGATCTTCTGCGTGGCCGACACTGCCAAGGTTTCCTCGGCGGCTCTGGGTGCACTGCGCAACCGGCTGGCGAAGGAACTGGCCCTTTACGATCCGAAGGAAATGAAGATCGCCTGGGTCGTCGATTTCCCCATGTTCCAGTGGGATGAAGACGAGCAGCGGTGGGTGGCTGAGCACCATCCCTTCTGCCAGCCGCACGAAGAGGATATCGACATTCTGGAAACCGACCCGGGCAAGGTGCGGGCTCAGTCGTACGACCTGGTCTGCAACGGTTATGAGGCAGCCAGTGGCAGCGTCCGTATTCATGATCCCGCGGTCCAGCAGCGCATTTTCAGCATGATGGGGATCCAGCCGGAAGAAGCCGAACTCCGCTTTGGCTTCCTGCTGGAAGCATTGCGATATGGCGCACCTCCTCATGCCGGTGTGGCGCTGGGTCTGGATCGCTGGTCGATGATGTTCTCGGGCACGGACAACATCCGCGACGTCATCGCCTTCCCGAAGAACCAGAAGGCCAGCGACCTCCTCACCGGCGCCCCGGCTCCCGTCGACACCAAACAACTCCGCGACCTGCGGATCAAGGTGGATGTGCCGGTGAAGTAG
- a CDS encoding sulfatase-like hydrolase/transferase: MSLVSFRVMASRLFIAFVVSGGLGIFTPALAQSQESPAPKSAVPIGSPAATTTIDGKQLPAPDPAFGGVIKNIASESKPWWAPRIVPPAGAPNVLLIMTDDSGYGVPSTFGGVIPTPALDRVAKNGLRYTQMHSTALCSPTRAAIITGRNHHSAGFGVISEQSTGFPGYNSIIAKDKATIGRILRDNGFATSWFGKNHNTPAFEASEIGPFDQWPVGMGFEYFYGFVGGDTNQWQPNLFRNTTQIFPYRGKPDWNLTTGMADDAIAHLNHLNQIDPSKPFFCYYVPGGTHAPHHPTKEWVQKIRDLHLFDQGWNKLRDTIFANQKRLGVIPPETQLTPWPSELLKNWDDCTPEEKKLFIRQVEIFAAYVAYTDHEIGRVIQAVEDMGKLDNTLIIYINGDNGTSAEGGLHGTPNEVAFFNGVDVPVNVQLEKYYEDWGTDKTYNHMSAHWAWAFDTPFSWFKQISSHLGGVRQGMAVSWPARIKDRGGIRHQFHHVIDVVPTILESTRINAPQVVDGIPQSPIEGASFAYTFDEKNAKAPSTHTTQYFEMFGDHAIYHEGWLLSTKVTRPPWEAFGVPNPDPLNNVTWELYHLEKDYSQSKDLAAQYPEKVAELKQKFLEEAKKYQVLPLDASVASRLVAPRPNITAGRTEFIYTFPQVGIPQGDSPVLLNSSFNITAEIEVPAGGAEGMLLTSGGRFAGYGFYLLKGKPVWIWNLLDLERVRWEGTEPLTPGKHTLEFDFQYEGKGVGTLLFNNYSGLGQPATGILKVDGKVVATKKMPRTLPMILQWDESFDIGSDTLTGVNDADYQPPFPFTGKLKKLTLKVDRPQLSEADIKKLEAAGRNNRVSE; encoded by the coding sequence ATGAGCCTGGTATCGTTTCGAGTCATGGCGAGCAGACTATTCATTGCCTTCGTTGTGTCCGGAGGCTTGGGAATATTCACGCCAGCGCTGGCGCAATCTCAGGAGAGTCCAGCGCCCAAGTCGGCAGTACCCATTGGCTCTCCTGCAGCGACCACGACCATTGATGGCAAGCAGCTTCCTGCACCTGATCCGGCATTCGGGGGTGTGATCAAGAACATCGCTTCCGAATCGAAACCGTGGTGGGCACCTCGAATTGTACCACCAGCTGGTGCACCGAATGTGCTCCTGATTATGACGGATGATTCGGGTTATGGAGTCCCGAGTACATTTGGCGGGGTGATCCCGACGCCTGCATTAGATCGCGTGGCCAAAAATGGCCTGCGATACACACAGATGCACTCGACAGCACTCTGTTCACCCACGCGCGCAGCGATCATTACGGGCCGCAATCATCACTCCGCAGGCTTTGGTGTGATTTCCGAACAATCGACAGGATTCCCGGGTTACAACAGTATCATCGCTAAGGATAAAGCCACGATTGGCCGCATTTTAAGAGACAACGGCTTTGCGACATCATGGTTTGGCAAGAACCACAACACCCCCGCATTCGAAGCCAGCGAGATTGGGCCCTTTGATCAATGGCCTGTCGGCATGGGTTTTGAATACTTCTATGGCTTTGTGGGGGGGGATACCAACCAGTGGCAGCCGAATCTGTTTCGCAATACGACACAGATCTTTCCGTACCGCGGGAAGCCAGACTGGAACCTGACGACAGGCATGGCCGATGATGCGATTGCTCATTTGAATCATCTGAATCAGATCGATCCCTCCAAACCATTCTTCTGCTACTACGTTCCCGGTGGTACGCATGCACCGCACCACCCCACCAAAGAATGGGTCCAAAAGATCCGCGATCTGCACTTGTTTGATCAGGGATGGAACAAACTGCGGGACACGATATTCGCCAATCAGAAAAGGCTAGGCGTCATCCCACCTGAGACCCAGTTGACACCCTGGCCTAGCGAACTCCTTAAGAACTGGGATGACTGCACTCCCGAAGAAAAGAAACTCTTTATTCGACAGGTCGAAATCTTTGCTGCTTATGTCGCCTATACCGACCATGAGATTGGTCGCGTGATTCAGGCGGTCGAAGATATGGGCAAGCTCGATAACACGCTGATTATCTATATCAATGGCGATAATGGAACCAGTGCCGAAGGTGGTCTCCATGGAACACCGAATGAAGTTGCTTTCTTTAATGGCGTGGACGTCCCGGTCAATGTGCAGCTTGAGAAGTATTATGAAGACTGGGGTACTGATAAGACTTATAACCACATGTCCGCCCACTGGGCATGGGCCTTTGATACCCCGTTTAGCTGGTTTAAGCAGATTTCGTCGCATTTAGGAGGCGTCAGGCAAGGGATGGCCGTTTCGTGGCCAGCGCGTATTAAAGACCGTGGAGGAATTCGCCATCAGTTCCATCATGTGATCGATGTCGTCCCGACAATTCTTGAATCCACCCGTATCAACGCGCCTCAAGTGGTGGATGGGATTCCGCAAAGCCCCATTGAAGGGGCCAGCTTTGCCTATACATTCGACGAAAAGAATGCGAAGGCTCCCTCGACACATACCACTCAGTATTTTGAGATGTTCGGTGACCACGCCATTTACCATGAGGGATGGCTCCTGAGCACCAAGGTAACGCGTCCTCCCTGGGAGGCCTTTGGCGTGCCCAATCCCGATCCGCTGAATAACGTGACCTGGGAACTTTATCATCTCGAGAAAGACTATTCTCAGTCGAAAGATCTAGCGGCTCAATATCCCGAGAAGGTGGCCGAACTGAAGCAGAAGTTCCTCGAAGAAGCAAAGAAGTATCAGGTGTTGCCGCTCGATGCCTCTGTTGCCTCACGATTAGTCGCACCGCGACCTAATATCACGGCTGGTCGGACGGAGTTTATCTATACCTTCCCGCAAGTGGGGATTCCGCAAGGGGATTCTCCCGTCCTGCTGAACTCCTCGTTCAATATTACCGCTGAGATTGAAGTCCCAGCCGGTGGTGCCGAAGGGATGCTGCTGACCTCGGGTGGACGTTTTGCGGGCTACGGCTTTTACCTGCTTAAAGGGAAACCCGTGTGGATCTGGAACCTGCTCGATCTCGAACGCGTTCGCTGGGAAGGGACGGAACCACTCACTCCCGGCAAGCACACACTCGAGTTCGATTTTCAGTACGAAGGGAAGGGCGTGGGGACGCTGCTCTTCAATAACTACAGTGGCTTAGGTCAGCCTGCGACAGGCATCCTCAAGGTCGATGGCAAAGTGGTCGCCACGAAGAAAATGCCACGCACATTGCCGATGATTCTCCAGTGGGATGAAAGTTTCGATATCGGTTCAGATACACTCACCGGTGTGAATGATGCCGACTATCAGCCACCATTCCCGTTCACTGGCAAGCTCAAGAAGTTGACCCTCAAAGTTGACCGCCCACAACTTTCTGAAGCCGACATTAAGAAGCTCGAAGCGGCTGGCCGGAACAATCGAGTCAGCGAATAA